In Lotus japonicus ecotype B-129 chromosome 5, LjGifu_v1.2, one genomic interval encodes:
- the LOC130719222 gene encoding putative glycine-rich cell wall structural protein 1 — MVAAEVEAVVDDGGGGGGGGVSNGDDGNIGGGCSGGGDSGGGGSGSGGGGGDLGSDSDDGGYDGGGNADSDGDGGNGDDGGGGSNFHALCNYGVSRIVEFGKIELMNDDALLLECLIQKAFCYLVQN, encoded by the exons ATGGTGGCAGCGGAAGTGGAGGCAGTGGtggatgacggtggtggtggtggtggaggtggcgtTAGTAATG GTGATGATGGCAATATTGGTGGTGGTTGTTCGGGTGGTGGcgatagtggtggtggaggttcaggtagtggcggcggcggtggtgatcTTGGAAGTGACAGTGATGACGGTGGTTACGACGGTGGTGGCAATGCTGATAGCGATGGCGATGGTGGcaatggtgatgatggtggtggaggtaGC AATTTTCATGCTTTGTGTAATTATGGGGTGTCGAGAATTGTTGAGTTTGGCAAAATTGAACTGATGAATGATGATGCTTTGTTGCTTGAATGCTTGATTCAAAAGGCCTTCTGCTATTTGGTGCAAAATTGA